The following coding sequences lie in one Armatimonadota bacterium genomic window:
- a CDS encoding tetratricopeptide repeat protein yields MAKKPNLSVDQLVRQAYEHYQKGEFGKALRHLEKVPLSLRSHLDFLLLSGACLAKLKRADEAIPVYERVLELEPNNHDALTWLALLSEPSVAIEYAKRAVAAHPSDAESYGVLGVALLAAKLPFESIDALTQAARIAPKVPEHRHNLGLAFAAAHRNDEAIAAFREAIRLAPGAPQNYLAQASVHSQFGLYGAAIECLSEGLAKCPRHAPLETAVAGAYAMVGNDEEAERHHHLAMQISPSARSGYGTWLINQGRFEESAEIFERMLREGKDRAYAYYSLMLGKKLTGSDGFLSEMEGFLASGELRGRDEMYLRYALGRACEQTKRYEEAMGHFDRANALALEVNRTGAYVDPARFAEEHRQIRELYSSLPEGRSSSDAPIFIIGMIRSGTTLLDQILSSHPMVTSGGELRFWIEETRRLVLGGKPDMEALAKEYVEYARLLAGGGERVTDKMPLNFASAGVIHRALPNARFVHIRRNPIDTCLSIWTTYFGPGPVFAYDKRNVVEYYREYLRTMEFWRGELPADRLFEVDYEDLTDRPAEVIPSIISFLGLPWDDACLHHDANTSAINTPSRWQARQPIYRSSVERWRRYEPWLGEFGELV; encoded by the coding sequence TTGGCCAAGAAACCGAATCTATCTGTCGACCAGTTGGTTCGGCAGGCATATGAACACTACCAAAAGGGGGAGTTCGGCAAGGCGCTTCGGCACCTTGAGAAGGTCCCCCTTTCTCTTCGATCCCACCTCGATTTTCTCCTTCTATCGGGCGCTTGCTTGGCAAAACTGAAGCGCGCGGACGAGGCCATTCCCGTGTATGAGCGGGTTTTGGAATTGGAACCCAATAACCACGATGCCCTGACCTGGCTCGCTTTACTGAGCGAACCGAGCGTGGCGATTGAGTATGCCAAACGGGCGGTTGCGGCTCATCCATCGGATGCGGAGAGCTACGGCGTTTTGGGGGTTGCACTGCTGGCGGCCAAACTGCCCTTTGAGTCCATCGACGCCTTGACGCAGGCGGCTCGGATCGCACCGAAGGTGCCGGAACATCGACATAACTTGGGTTTGGCCTTTGCGGCGGCGCATCGTAACGACGAGGCGATCGCGGCCTTTCGGGAAGCGATTCGGCTGGCCCCGGGCGCACCTCAGAACTACTTGGCGCAAGCTTCGGTTCACTCACAGTTCGGCTTGTACGGCGCCGCGATCGAGTGCTTGTCGGAAGGACTGGCAAAATGTCCGCGGCACGCGCCGCTGGAAACCGCGGTAGCGGGGGCGTACGCCATGGTCGGAAACGACGAAGAGGCCGAGCGACACCACCATTTGGCGATGCAGATTTCGCCGTCGGCGCGAAGTGGATACGGGACGTGGCTGATCAACCAGGGTCGGTTTGAGGAGTCGGCGGAGATTTTCGAGCGGATGCTCCGTGAGGGGAAGGACCGAGCGTACGCGTACTACAGCCTGATGCTGGGCAAGAAGCTGACAGGCTCCGACGGGTTCTTGTCGGAAATGGAAGGATTCTTGGCTTCCGGCGAATTGCGGGGCCGGGATGAAATGTACCTTCGGTACGCGCTGGGTCGAGCCTGTGAGCAGACGAAACGGTACGAGGAGGCGATGGGACACTTCGACCGGGCCAACGCCTTGGCATTGGAAGTAAATCGGACGGGGGCTTACGTCGATCCCGCGCGGTTTGCCGAAGAGCATCGGCAGATTCGAGAGCTCTATTCGAGCTTGCCAGAGGGGCGTTCTTCCAGCGACGCGCCAATCTTCATCATCGGAATGATTCGGTCGGGGACGACGCTTCTGGACCAGATTCTTTCGAGCCACCCGATGGTGACGTCGGGGGGCGAGCTTCGGTTTTGGATCGAGGAAACGCGGCGTTTGGTCCTGGGTGGCAAGCCGGACATGGAGGCATTGGCCAAAGAGTACGTCGAGTACGCGCGGTTGCTGGCGGGGGGAGGCGAGCGAGTGACGGATAAGATGCCGCTGAACTTTGCTTCGGCGGGGGTGATTCATCGGGCGTTGCCGAACGCCCGTTTTGTCCATATTCGGCGGAATCCGATCGATACGTGCCTTTCGATTTGGACCACGTATTTTGGTCCGGGGCCGGTGTTTGCCTACGACAAGCGGAACGTGGTGGAGTACTACCGCGAGTACCTGCGGACGATGGAGTTTTGGCGGGGCGAGCTGCCGGCGGATCGGCTGTTCGAGGTCGATTACGAGGACTTGACGGATCGACCAGCGGAGGTGATTCCTTCGATTATTTCGTTCCTTGGTTTGCCGTGGGACGACGCGTGTCTGCATCATGATGCGAACACGAGCGCGATCAATACGCCGAGTCGATGGCAGGCGCGTCAGCCGATTTATCGATCGTCGGTTGAGCGATGGCGGCGGTATGAGCCGTGGCTAGGTGAGTTTGGGGAGTTGGTGTAA
- a CDS encoding DUF1559 domain-containing protein translates to MRSRNKAFTLIELLVVIAIIAILAAILFPVFAQAKAAAKKTSCLSNQKQLALGATMYATDVDDIFPYDNGGDPGNTYYGQPYVNGAMDPTAPTNWVRSVYPYIKNMQIYSDSVAIDQDGHNGWGCFDNNGAVTAFCGSAAFNAIAEGKTVTAMPEPASTVIISEKSQKQKVSQSAPSWNGMSDSNCPNVIGKPTTNRCPTGTDGPTTHVNHEGGNFGFADGHAKYSKKSQMKYSNFGWTGICRFYGSGTTPPNVTNVDATLTPLLDKNPWTGTGWTYRNWDVTCNGSAF, encoded by the coding sequence ATGAGATCACGTAACAAAGCCTTTACCTTGATCGAACTGCTCGTCGTCATCGCGATCATTGCGATCCTCGCCGCTATCCTCTTCCCCGTCTTTGCCCAGGCAAAGGCTGCCGCGAAGAAGACTTCTTGTCTGAGCAACCAGAAACAGCTCGCGCTCGGCGCTACCATGTACGCCACCGACGTCGACGACATCTTTCCGTACGACAATGGCGGCGACCCCGGCAACACCTACTACGGCCAGCCGTACGTCAACGGCGCTATGGACCCGACGGCTCCCACCAACTGGGTGCGATCGGTCTATCCGTACATCAAGAACATGCAGATCTATTCTGACTCCGTCGCGATCGACCAAGACGGACACAACGGATGGGGATGCTTTGACAATAACGGCGCAGTTACCGCATTCTGCGGCAGCGCGGCGTTCAACGCCATTGCCGAAGGTAAGACCGTGACGGCTATGCCGGAACCGGCTTCGACCGTCATCATCAGCGAGAAATCGCAGAAGCAGAAAGTCTCCCAGTCGGCTCCTTCTTGGAACGGCATGAGCGACAGCAACTGTCCGAACGTCATCGGCAAGCCGACGACGAACCGATGCCCAACCGGCACTGACGGCCCAACGACGCACGTGAACCACGAGGGTGGCAACTTCGGCTTTGCCGACGGCCACGCCAAGTACTCGAAGAAGTCGCAGATGAAGTACAGCAACTTCGGTTGGACTGGCATCTGTCGATTCTACGGAAGTGGCACGACGCCTCCGAACGTGACGAACGTCGATGCGACCCTGACTCCGCTCTTGGATAAGAATCCTTGGACGGGTACCGGGTGGACGTACCGCAACTGGGACGTCACCTGTAACGGATCGGCTTTCTAG
- a CDS encoding GntR family transcriptional regulator, producing MAKSLSPTVAATVNAIRQGIQSGTYAYGSFLPAEQEMANQIGVSRGTVRLAIQVLADAGDITRVQHSRPVVGIHRDIAPVTKGTEVHVWVSHPIADEATLRFMKGISAGLLGTGFRMIVREPTRFFGNHVKSDERQFLSEILDNQNVVGAIVQRDPYADNSDIIREIVRRGKPLVFADCPAPDGILADHVGTANLSAARQCVQYLMKLGHRDIVCAADNETPRPALDRIQGYKRAMQQAGLGDHTVCLVADNMPNPEGEPWQLAGRYVGRLSKNSLYSAWAHRLASKILSLTPRPTAVFVTCDVLAFWLISFLEGAGVSVPNDMSVIGFDGLSRWDNPENDTLTTACQDFLGFGKYASDLLLDRITGIADSAPRHILLEAPLVIRSSTKPELSVTPNGKPADPGSPP from the coding sequence ATGGCAAAGTCTTTGTCCCCTACCGTCGCGGCTACCGTTAACGCCATTCGCCAAGGCATTCAGAGCGGTACATACGCGTACGGCTCCTTCCTTCCCGCAGAACAGGAGATGGCGAATCAGATCGGCGTGAGCCGCGGAACGGTTCGACTTGCGATTCAAGTGCTGGCCGATGCGGGCGACATCACCCGTGTTCAGCACTCACGGCCGGTTGTCGGCATCCATCGCGACATCGCTCCGGTGACGAAGGGGACCGAGGTCCACGTGTGGGTGAGCCACCCAATCGCCGACGAGGCGACCCTGCGGTTCATGAAGGGGATTTCGGCGGGCCTGTTGGGGACAGGGTTTCGCATGATCGTCCGCGAGCCAACCCGATTCTTTGGCAACCACGTCAAGTCGGATGAAAGACAATTTTTGAGCGAAATTTTGGACAATCAGAATGTAGTTGGCGCGATTGTCCAAAGAGACCCTTACGCGGACAATTCGGACATCATTCGTGAGATCGTGCGGCGCGGGAAGCCGCTGGTCTTTGCCGACTGTCCGGCACCGGACGGAATTCTGGCCGACCACGTGGGTACAGCGAACCTCTCGGCCGCTCGCCAGTGCGTGCAGTACCTGATGAAGCTAGGGCACCGCGACATCGTTTGCGCGGCGGACAATGAGACTCCCCGACCGGCGCTCGACCGAATACAGGGTTATAAGCGGGCCATGCAGCAAGCGGGCCTTGGCGACCATACCGTTTGCCTAGTGGCGGACAACATGCCAAACCCCGAGGGCGAACCTTGGCAGTTGGCGGGCCGATATGTGGGTCGGCTTTCGAAAAACAGTCTTTACTCGGCGTGGGCGCATCGCCTCGCGTCGAAAATCCTCTCGCTCACTCCCCGCCCGACCGCAGTTTTCGTCACGTGTGACGTGCTTGCGTTCTGGCTGATCTCGTTCCTCGAAGGTGCAGGCGTCTCGGTCCCGAATGACATGTCGGTGATCGGATTCGACGGCCTTTCCCGGTGGGACAATCCCGAAAACGACACCCTCACAACGGCGTGCCAGGACTTTCTCGGCTTCGGAAAGTATGCAAGCGATCTTTTGCTGGATCGCATCACCGGCATTGCTGACTCGGCTCCCCGACACATCTTGTTAGAAGCACCACTCGTCATTCGGTCCTCGACCAAACCCGAACTGTCGGTCACTCCCAACGGTAAGCCCGCCGACCCCGGTTCCCCGCCCTAA
- the cysD gene encoding sulfate adenylyltransferase subunit CysD: MFDDLDHLEEEAIYILREVYGQFANPVILFSGGKDSIVVTHLAIRAFAPMPLPFPLLHVDTGHNFPETIAFRDHFVQKNNARLIVRLVQDTIDQGRAVEETGPRASRNAIQSVTLMDAIRDLKIDCAIGGARRDEEKSRAKERAISCRNSAGQWDPKAQRPEFGRHLNCAHSAGEHFRAFPLSNWTERDVWLYIVRRNLPVPDLYFSHTRLVFEREGVLYAVTDFLQPDGDELATERVVRFRTVGDATCTGAILSTASNLADILDEISTLRTTERSGRGDDKRSDTAMEDRKKQGYF, encoded by the coding sequence ATGTTCGACGATTTGGACCATTTAGAAGAGGAGGCGATCTACATCCTGCGCGAGGTCTACGGCCAATTCGCCAACCCCGTCATCCTCTTCTCTGGTGGCAAAGACTCCATCGTCGTCACCCACCTCGCGATCCGCGCTTTTGCGCCGATGCCCCTCCCCTTCCCTCTGCTCCATGTGGATACGGGACACAATTTCCCGGAAACAATCGCGTTTCGTGACCATTTTGTACAAAAGAATAATGCCCGCTTGATCGTCCGCCTCGTCCAAGACACCATCGATCAAGGTCGCGCCGTCGAAGAAACCGGTCCCCGCGCCAGCCGAAACGCGATCCAATCCGTCACCCTCATGGACGCCATCCGGGATCTCAAAATCGACTGCGCCATCGGCGGCGCTCGCCGCGACGAAGAGAAATCCAGAGCCAAAGAGCGTGCCATTTCGTGCCGAAACTCGGCTGGACAATGGGATCCCAAAGCCCAACGACCCGAGTTCGGTCGCCACCTCAACTGCGCCCACTCCGCCGGCGAACACTTCCGCGCCTTCCCCCTCAGCAACTGGACCGAACGCGATGTTTGGTTGTACATCGTCCGTCGCAACCTCCCCGTCCCCGACCTTTATTTCAGCCATACCCGCCTGGTGTTCGAGCGCGAGGGAGTGCTCTACGCTGTCACCGACTTCTTGCAGCCTGACGGCGATGAACTCGCCACTGAGCGAGTCGTCCGCTTTCGCACCGTTGGCGATGCCACTTGCACCGGCGCAATCCTTTCGACCGCCTCGAACCTCGCCGACATCCTCGACGAAATTTCCACGCTACGCACCACCGAGCGCTCCGGTCGCGGAGATGACAAGCGATCCGATACTGCCATGGAAGATCGCAAAAAGCAGGGGTACTTCTAA
- the cysC gene encoding adenylyl-sulfate kinase, whose translation MKSLLRVATAGSVDDGKSTLIGRLLLETDSLLDDQLQALEDSSRRRGSEELQLALVTDGLRAEREQNITIDVAFRTFYSRDRRIILADSPGHVEYTRNMVTGASTADVVIVLADAFRGETVQSRRHLAIASLLRTPLIVLAINKMDLVGYDQQVFDQLRDSLVGFATSLGANRVEAVPISALIGDNVCSKSEAMPWYTGDCLLDLIDQFEPESQIGMARLAVQSVLRAGENRRYYAGSLVGGSVGIGDTLRVSSGNKSVVEEILVAGDQADLAPSGSACAVRLADELDISRGDWLSAIASPPTEARTFHATLFWLQPEALRLGMTYQLRQGPRTLSAKVTSILGQLNFETGAFSPTGSIAVNDVCRVEIELAQSAPLELFADSRDLGGFVLVDPRHQTVAAGCIEAILDAEVASNAKLNTVLWLTGLSGAGKSTLATAITDALLAQGVAVMHLDGDLLRSGLCSDLGFTDEDRRENVRRTAEVAKLFAQRGTLTICSLISPSKAQRDLAREILGDCFVETYVRCGLDECIRRDPKGLYARAISGAIPRFTGISDPYEAPETPELVVDTERHSVEECVRNVQSYLRRSGRM comes from the coding sequence ATGAAGAGCCTCCTCCGCGTCGCCACCGCCGGAAGCGTCGATGATGGCAAAAGCACCCTCATCGGTCGGCTCCTGCTCGAAACCGATTCCCTCCTCGACGATCAGCTTCAAGCCCTGGAAGACTCCAGCCGCCGACGTGGCTCCGAAGAACTCCAACTCGCGCTCGTTACCGACGGTCTCCGCGCCGAGCGCGAGCAGAACATCACGATCGACGTCGCATTCCGTACGTTTTACAGCCGCGACCGCCGCATCATCCTCGCCGATTCGCCCGGTCACGTCGAATACACGCGCAATATGGTCACTGGCGCATCGACCGCCGATGTTGTCATCGTCCTTGCCGATGCCTTTCGGGGCGAGACGGTTCAGAGCCGCCGCCACCTGGCCATCGCCTCCCTCCTCCGCACCCCGCTGATCGTCCTCGCGATTAATAAGATGGACCTGGTCGGCTACGACCAACAAGTCTTCGACCAGCTTCGCGACTCGCTGGTCGGCTTTGCAACCAGTCTCGGGGCGAATCGCGTCGAGGCGGTCCCCATTTCCGCCTTGATCGGTGACAACGTCTGCTCGAAATCGGAGGCGATGCCCTGGTACACGGGTGACTGCCTGCTCGATCTCATCGACCAGTTCGAACCCGAGTCGCAGATCGGTATGGCGAGGTTAGCCGTCCAAAGTGTGCTCCGCGCTGGCGAAAATCGACGCTACTACGCAGGGTCGTTGGTTGGCGGATCGGTGGGCATCGGCGACACCTTGCGAGTGTCTTCGGGCAATAAGTCTGTGGTCGAAGAGATTCTGGTTGCGGGCGATCAGGCTGACCTTGCGCCGTCCGGCTCCGCCTGCGCGGTGCGCTTAGCCGACGAACTCGATATCAGCCGTGGCGACTGGCTGTCCGCCATCGCCTCGCCGCCAACCGAAGCAAGGACTTTTCACGCCACGCTCTTCTGGCTCCAGCCGGAGGCGTTACGCCTCGGCATGACTTACCAACTGCGCCAAGGTCCTCGCACGCTGTCCGCCAAAGTCACATCTATTCTCGGACAGCTTAACTTCGAAACCGGCGCATTCTCGCCCACTGGGTCTATCGCCGTCAACGACGTCTGCCGAGTCGAAATCGAGCTGGCTCAGTCCGCGCCGTTGGAACTCTTCGCCGACAGCCGTGACCTTGGCGGGTTCGTCCTTGTCGATCCTCGCCACCAAACCGTCGCCGCTGGATGTATCGAAGCGATCCTCGATGCCGAAGTCGCTTCCAACGCGAAGCTAAACACTGTTCTGTGGTTGACCGGCCTCAGCGGAGCCGGAAAATCGACTCTCGCCACCGCCATTACCGATGCGCTTCTAGCCCAAGGCGTTGCCGTGATGCATCTGGACGGCGATCTCCTGCGCTCCGGCTTGTGCTCAGATCTCGGCTTTACTGACGAGGATCGCCGAGAGAACGTGCGTCGCACGGCCGAGGTCGCCAAACTCTTCGCACAGCGGGGAACGCTGACCATCTGTTCGCTCATTTCGCCTTCAAAAGCCCAGCGCGACCTCGCCCGCGAAATCCTGGGTGACTGTTTCGTCGAAACCTACGTCCGTTGTGGGTTGGACGAGTGCATCCGCCGCGATCCCAAAGGTTTGTACGCCCGCGCGATCTCCGGTGCGATCCCCCGTTTCACCGGCATCAGCGACCCCTACGAAGCCCCCGAAACGCCGGAACTGGTCGTGGATACCGAACGACACTCCGTCGAAGAGTGCGTTCGGAATGTGCAGTCCTACCTGCGGCGAAGCGGCCGCATGTAA
- a CDS encoding globin yields MSESTIPSPADYAGGLESFEKLTTAFYEKVGKDAILAPIFEEMDHEHPKHVAAFMAQCFGGGTPYSGDRSENEALREMVGKHLGRHLTEQQRRRWVELLFDSADEVGLPNDPEFRSAFAAKIEWGSRIAVMNSQMDENPVGPDDHIPRFGWGSVRGPWESVGSICNFELDEEIIP; encoded by the coding sequence ATGAGCGAGTCCACTATTCCGAGCCCTGCCGATTACGCTGGTGGGCTTGAATCTTTCGAAAAGCTGACGACCGCCTTTTACGAAAAGGTGGGAAAGGATGCGATCTTGGCCCCAATCTTTGAAGAAATGGACCACGAGCATCCCAAACATGTCGCCGCGTTCATGGCTCAGTGCTTCGGGGGCGGGACGCCGTACTCGGGCGACCGGTCGGAAAACGAGGCTTTGCGCGAAATGGTGGGCAAGCACTTGGGCCGCCACCTGACCGAACAACAGCGCCGTCGCTGGGTGGAGCTCCTGTTCGATAGCGCCGACGAGGTCGGCTTGCCGAATGACCCCGAGTTCCGCTCTGCCTTTGCCGCCAAGATCGAATGGGGAAGCCGCATCGCGGTCATGAACTCTCAGATGGACGAGAATCCGGTGGGTCCCGACGACCACATTCCCCGATTCGGATGGGGAAGCGTGCGTGGGCCGTGGGAATCGGTCGGAAGCATCTGCAACTTCGAGTTGGACGAAGAGATCATCCCATAG
- a CDS encoding HAD-IA family hydrolase, giving the protein MLLIFDLDGTVIDSRSCIVKATQAAFRFHELEEPEENEVAGAMGIPLEVSFPRWSGQKDAADLIATYRRLYAEMAGSELTVFGGMREALSVLGTRHTLTIATSKKRSVADHNLELMNLRDLFAMVLGSDDVSNYKPHPESIHRVREAFPFGPSESVMIGDARADIDMGHAAGVQTCAAIWGAHDADELVATRPTMTANHPSDLVGLFAMG; this is encoded by the coding sequence GTGCTTCTAATTTTCGATCTGGATGGAACTGTAATTGATTCGCGCTCCTGTATTGTCAAGGCGACTCAGGCGGCATTTCGGTTCCATGAACTTGAAGAACCCGAAGAAAATGAGGTTGCAGGGGCGATGGGGATTCCGCTCGAAGTCTCTTTTCCTCGCTGGTCCGGCCAGAAAGATGCCGCCGATTTGATCGCAACTTACCGCCGCCTTTATGCCGAAATGGCGGGTTCAGAGCTGACGGTCTTCGGTGGTATGCGAGAGGCATTGTCTGTTTTGGGAACGCGGCACACCCTGACCATCGCCACCAGCAAAAAGCGCTCCGTCGCCGACCACAACCTCGAATTGATGAACTTGCGGGACCTGTTTGCCATGGTCCTTGGCTCCGACGATGTGTCCAACTACAAACCGCACCCCGAGTCGATCCATCGTGTACGAGAAGCCTTCCCATTCGGTCCATCCGAGTCGGTGATGATCGGCGATGCCAGAGCCGACATCGACATGGGGCATGCCGCCGGAGTCCAGACGTGCGCGGCCATCTGGGGCGCCCACGATGCGGATGAGTTGGTCGCAACGCGGCCAACGATGACGGCCAATCATCCGAGCGATTTAGTTGGTCTGTTCGCTATGGGATGA
- a CDS encoding NAD(P)H-hydrate dehydratase, with the protein MWIANVDKTRILEQKTECEFGICASVLMERAGLAVFDALRELVPPGGRVMVFAGKGHNGGDGLVVARIAHQHGYRVDVMMTGMEECLAPLCRHQLDAAVNAGIEPIFPSSHCWSKKLDQIGAKDVIIDAILGIGAKKEVHGSVRECIQAINRSGVPVISVDVPSGICCDTGEELGESVWALRTITFGMAKPYLFQGIGLEHAGFWSVSEIGFPQVLLTEPSEARVLDGEWVASLLPERLKSSHKGDNGHVLIIAGSKWMRGAASLAAMSALSAGAGLVTVASVPSVCDAVAAHVPEALLLPLPEIDGVISPTAIRTLIELEHKFVSTVVGPGLSTEEPVMEFLQELFCQWAIPCVVDADALNCVAAGVQLPMTDCVLTPHPGEMSRLLHSSVAEIQCDRFRTVRTAVEDMKQCVLLKGPYSIVGEPNQPLLVNCTGNPGLASAGMGDVLSGIIGTLMAQDLPGYYAAGCGMFWHGAAADICAEEIGQVGYRASDVAKALPFARSRIVSACMER; encoded by the coding sequence ATGTGGATTGCAAACGTCGATAAGACCCGGATTCTTGAGCAGAAAACGGAGTGTGAGTTCGGAATCTGCGCCTCCGTCCTGATGGAGCGTGCCGGGCTTGCCGTCTTTGACGCTCTTCGCGAACTCGTTCCCCCTGGCGGCCGTGTGATGGTTTTCGCCGGAAAGGGGCATAACGGCGGCGATGGGCTCGTCGTGGCGAGGATCGCCCACCAGCACGGCTACCGAGTCGACGTGATGATGACCGGGATGGAAGAGTGCCTCGCTCCGCTTTGCCGCCATCAACTCGACGCCGCAGTCAACGCCGGAATCGAACCCATTTTCCCGAGTAGCCACTGTTGGAGCAAGAAGCTCGACCAAATCGGGGCGAAGGACGTGATCATCGACGCTATTCTCGGCATCGGCGCGAAGAAAGAGGTTCACGGCTCGGTGCGCGAGTGCATCCAGGCGATCAATCGAAGCGGCGTACCCGTCATCTCCGTCGACGTTCCCAGCGGCATCTGTTGCGACACTGGCGAGGAACTGGGTGAGAGCGTATGGGCGCTGAGGACGATCACCTTTGGCATGGCCAAGCCGTATCTTTTCCAAGGAATCGGCCTGGAGCACGCGGGGTTCTGGTCGGTTTCTGAGATCGGATTTCCGCAGGTCTTGCTGACCGAACCGTCCGAGGCGCGCGTCCTCGACGGCGAATGGGTTGCGAGCCTTCTGCCTGAGAGACTGAAGTCCAGCCACAAGGGCGACAACGGTCACGTGCTCATCATTGCGGGAAGCAAATGGATGCGTGGCGCGGCGTCGCTGGCGGCGATGTCGGCGTTGTCCGCCGGAGCCGGATTGGTGACCGTTGCCTCGGTGCCAAGCGTTTGCGACGCGGTCGCCGCTCATGTCCCCGAAGCATTGCTCCTGCCTCTGCCCGAGATCGACGGCGTGATCAGCCCGACCGCGATCCGCACCCTCATCGAGCTTGAGCATAAGTTTGTTTCGACCGTTGTTGGCCCCGGTCTGAGCACCGAGGAGCCGGTGATGGAATTTTTGCAGGAGTTGTTCTGCCAATGGGCGATTCCCTGCGTGGTCGATGCCGACGCCCTTAACTGCGTGGCGGCCGGAGTTCAACTCCCGATGACGGACTGCGTGCTCACGCCGCACCCCGGCGAAATGAGCCGACTCCTCCACTCCAGCGTGGCTGAGATTCAATGCGACCGATTCCGAACGGTTCGCACAGCGGTTGAGGACATGAAGCAGTGCGTACTCCTGAAGGGTCCGTATAGCATCGTCGGTGAGCCAAACCAGCCATTGCTGGTTAATTGCACCGGCAATCCGGGGCTGGCGAGCGCGGGAATGGGTGACGTTTTGAGTGGCATCATCGGAACCCTGATGGCGCAGGATTTGCCCGGCTACTACGCGGCGGGGTGCGGCATGTTCTGGCATGGAGCGGCGGCGGACATCTGCGCCGAGGAGATTGGGCAGGTTGGCTATCGAGCATCGGACGTTGCCAAGGCCCTGCCATTCGCCCGGTCCAGAATCGTCTCCGCTTGTATGGAACGTTAA
- a CDS encoding FHA domain-containing protein, protein MLRKLPALLLLVLSASAFAAQEVTITFPDSSEHIVFESANWPTSDPPKSITFKVAKINFALDTTNKTDRIFVVDTAANKLASKTLAEIKDNNWTMTKDDFKDLYKVKVEVSTPKGPIAAASVMLADAADERTDLVDPSTNGTASFMFVKAGEVKVAVTYKANGQAKDPVKQSFTVGGDKDATLKVAVPDGDAVAAGTAPAGNTPASDTGSSKEKGKDSGDKKGDEKVDTGNGMLGNLFMTLIGFAVVAGVGYWIVLFMKKNPDRVKDTMTKLGADVPKPYDPATDPANDPNPVAPIKPQPLQQIILDQSSAPAVAPVPMSATPAAAPTVTGIPKLIAGDGSAFQLPEGETVVGREFGNGLVVPDDTVSRKHATLLKMGTSVELHDHGSTNGTWVNGVKVSGSQTLRPGDSVRFGKIEYRFEG, encoded by the coding sequence GTGCTACGAAAATTACCAGCCCTTCTGCTCCTAGTTTTATCCGCGAGCGCTTTTGCGGCCCAAGAAGTGACCATCACTTTTCCAGATAGCTCCGAACATATCGTGTTCGAATCCGCGAATTGGCCCACCTCCGACCCGCCCAAGTCGATCACCTTCAAGGTGGCAAAGATCAATTTCGCACTCGATACAACGAATAAGACTGATCGCATTTTCGTCGTCGATACCGCCGCCAACAAGCTCGCGTCCAAGACCCTTGCCGAGATCAAGGATAACAACTGGACGATGACCAAGGACGACTTCAAGGACCTCTATAAGGTGAAGGTCGAGGTCTCCACGCCGAAGGGGCCAATCGCAGCGGCGTCCGTCATGTTGGCTGACGCGGCGGATGAGCGAACCGACCTGGTCGACCCATCCACCAACGGCACCGCCTCGTTCATGTTTGTGAAGGCTGGCGAGGTGAAGGTCGCCGTGACGTACAAGGCGAACGGCCAAGCAAAGGACCCGGTCAAGCAGTCGTTCACTGTCGGCGGCGATAAGGACGCGACGCTAAAAGTCGCGGTTCCCGACGGGGACGCGGTCGCGGCTGGCACCGCTCCGGCGGGTAATACGCCTGCGTCAGATACGGGCTCGTCGAAGGAAAAAGGCAAAGATTCAGGCGATAAGAAAGGCGACGAGAAGGTCGACACCGGCAACGGAATGCTCGGCAATCTCTTCATGACCCTTATCGGGTTTGCCGTCGTCGCGGGCGTTGGCTATTGGATCGTCCTCTTCATGAAGAAGAATCCGGATCGCGTGAAGGACACAATGACGAAGCTGGGGGCCGATGTGCCGAAGCCGTACGACCCGGCGACAGACCCGGCCAACGATCCAAACCCGGTCGCTCCGATCAAGCCTCAACCACTTCAGCAGATCATTCTCGATCAGTCGTCGGCTCCGGCCGTAGCGCCGGTGCCGATGAGCGCGACTCCGGCCGCCGCACCGACGGTGACGGGTATTCCCAAGCTCATCGCAGGAGATGGAAGCGCGTTCCAACTGCCCGAAGGCGAGACGGTGGTGGGTCGAGAATTTGGCAACGGTTTGGTCGTCCCGGACGATACGGTCTCTAGAAAACACGCAACTCTGCTGAAAATGGGAACAAGTGTCGAACTGCATGATCACGGAAGCACGAACGGAACGTGGGTTAATGGCGTCAAAGTTTCCGGGTCGCAAACACTTCGACCAGGAGACTCGGTCCGATTTGGAAAAATCGAATACCGATTTGAAGGCTAA